In Leptospira perdikensis, a single genomic region encodes these proteins:
- a CDS encoding tetratricopeptide repeat protein → MKKAVLTILVLTLTASISAGESSFMNEDLDSLVSQYDKETLTVISNELVKLASEEEGMGEFDLASGHYSRAIKIREAIGMSEHKSFPSIQYLASLAHSKAGNFCEASTHAKKASEGFRQHGITKFEQKANIEHKEYARACAVVAFR, encoded by the coding sequence ATGAAAAAGGCAGTTTTAACCATTCTAGTTTTGACACTTACCGCTTCCATTTCTGCTGGAGAGTCTTCTTTTATGAATGAAGACCTTGATTCCCTCGTCAGCCAATATGACAAAGAAACCCTCACTGTTATTTCCAACGAACTTGTAAAATTAGCAAGCGAAGAAGAGGGGATGGGTGAATTCGATTTAGCTTCCGGACATTATTCTCGTGCGATTAAAATTAGAGAAGCAATTGGGATGAGTGAACATAAAAGTTTCCCGTCAATCCAATACCTTGCAAGTCTTGCACATTCTAAAGCAGGTAACTTTTGTGAGGCATCTACACATGCTAAAAAAGCAAGTGAAGGTTTTCGCCAACATGGAATTACCAAATTTGAACAAAAAGCAAACATAGAACACAAAGAATACGCACGGGCTTGTGCGGTGGTTGCTTTTAGATAA